The following proteins come from a genomic window of Candidatus Binataceae bacterium:
- a CDS encoding D-aminoacylase — MSDERLDLVIRGATIFDGAGNAPLTGDVGISGARIVEVGTIARQGAREIDGRGLALAPGFIDVHSHDDFAVFATPEMDFKVMQGVTTDVVGNCGMAAAPGAVARSMFRSWHAGASIPDWDDYEGYLATIDRVPPSLNVAVLVGHGTLRLAAMEDETRAPHPHELDAMRHWLGAALDAGAVGLSTGLIYEPGRYAKTEEIVALAQEIAVRGGLYASHMRDEAAGLLDSVRETITIGEQAGVPVQISHHKASGKENWGKVRESLALVDEARGRGIDVNSDQYPYCSGSTSLAAVLQNDAFGAGRGGIGLVPAEGVLFASMPKHPEREGRRLCDYCSEWGLSAAGAAERIVKEEGAGAVVVVDTMHEDDVRTVMRHPATMIGSDGIATGSRPHPRLYGTFARVLGRYTRDEKVLTLAEAIHRMTGMAATKFRLEDRGYIRPGYFADLVLFDPEKIADKGTYDSPREYPAGVNYVFVNGTAVVADGQHTGARPGRGLRRG; from the coding sequence ATGAGTGACGAGCGGCTTGACCTGGTGATTCGCGGCGCGACGATTTTCGATGGCGCGGGCAACGCCCCGCTTACCGGCGACGTCGGCATCAGCGGCGCGCGTATCGTCGAGGTCGGCACGATCGCCCGCCAAGGCGCGCGCGAGATCGACGGCCGCGGCCTCGCACTGGCGCCCGGTTTTATCGACGTTCACAGTCACGATGACTTTGCGGTTTTCGCGACGCCCGAGATGGACTTCAAGGTGATGCAGGGTGTGACGACCGACGTCGTCGGCAACTGTGGAATGGCGGCCGCTCCTGGAGCCGTTGCGCGCTCGATGTTCCGTTCCTGGCACGCGGGAGCATCGATTCCGGACTGGGACGACTACGAGGGCTACCTGGCGACGATCGATCGCGTGCCGCCGAGTCTCAACGTCGCGGTCCTCGTCGGGCACGGCACGCTGCGCCTGGCCGCGATGGAAGACGAGACGCGCGCGCCTCATCCGCATGAGCTCGATGCGATGCGCCATTGGCTCGGCGCCGCGCTCGACGCGGGCGCGGTCGGTCTATCCACGGGACTCATCTACGAGCCCGGCCGCTACGCGAAGACCGAAGAAATAGTTGCGCTCGCGCAGGAGATCGCGGTTCGTGGCGGCCTCTACGCGAGCCACATGCGCGACGAGGCCGCCGGCCTGCTCGATTCGGTCCGCGAGACAATAACTATCGGAGAACAAGCGGGAGTGCCGGTGCAGATTTCGCATCACAAGGCCTCGGGCAAGGAGAACTGGGGCAAGGTGCGCGAGTCGCTCGCGCTCGTCGATGAGGCGCGTGGCCGCGGCATCGATGTTAATTCCGATCAGTATCCATATTGCTCCGGAAGCACCTCGCTAGCCGCCGTACTGCAGAACGACGCCTTCGGCGCGGGCCGCGGCGGAATCGGCCTCGTGCCTGCCGAGGGCGTGCTCTTTGCCTCGATGCCGAAGCATCCGGAGCGCGAAGGCCGCCGGCTTTGCGACTACTGCAGTGAATGGGGCCTGAGCGCGGCTGGGGCTGCCGAGCGAATCGTGAAAGAGGAGGGCGCCGGCGCCGTCGTGGTCGTCGATACGATGCACGAGGACGACGTGCGCACGGTGATGCGGCATCCGGCGACGATGATCGGCAGCGACGGAATCGCGACCGGCAGCCGGCCGCATCCGCGGCTCTACGGCACCTTCGCGCGCGTGCTTGGCCGCTACACACGCGACGAAAAAGTGCTGACACTGGCCGAGGCGATTCATCGCATGACCGGGATGGCGGCGACCAAGTTCCGCCTCGAAGATCGCGGCTATATTCGGCCGGGATACTTCGCTGACCTCGTATTGTTCGATCCGGAGAAAATCGCCGACAAGGGAACTTACGACTCGCCGCGCGAATATCCGGCCGGTGTTAACTACGTGTTTGTCAACGGCACCGCCGTCGTCGCCGATGGACAGCATACGGGTGCGCGGCCTGGACGCGGACTGCGCCGCGGCTGA
- a CDS encoding TIGR02453 family protein, translating into MAASRYFSPAFFEFFEELSRNNNREWFQHNKSRYEDEVRTPMLRFIADFAPRLRAIGKHFDADPRPTGGSMMRIYRNLRFSRDKTPYRTNAAAAFHHRDADFGATPAFYLSLSPAEAFAGVGLFHPTPDTLEKMRRSIVARPAIWKRAVGDKKFLKRFNIEGDSLTRPPRGFDPEHPLIEDIKRKDFIGGAQFTRAEVCSPRFLELYTELCKSASPYVKFITEAVGLRW; encoded by the coding sequence ATGGCCGCATCGCGCTACTTCTCACCGGCGTTCTTCGAGTTCTTCGAGGAGCTCAGCCGCAACAACAATCGCGAATGGTTCCAGCACAACAAGTCGCGTTACGAGGACGAGGTGCGTACGCCGATGCTCCGCTTCATCGCCGACTTCGCGCCGCGTCTGCGCGCGATCGGCAAGCACTTCGACGCCGATCCGCGGCCGACCGGCGGCTCGATGATGCGCATCTACCGCAATCTCAGGTTCTCGCGCGACAAGACTCCGTATCGCACCAATGCGGCCGCGGCGTTCCATCATCGCGACGCGGACTTCGGCGCGACACCAGCGTTCTATCTGTCGCTCTCGCCGGCCGAGGCGTTTGCGGGCGTGGGACTGTTCCATCCGACGCCCGACACGCTCGAAAAGATGCGGCGCTCGATCGTCGCGCGGCCCGCGATTTGGAAGCGCGCGGTCGGTGACAAGAAGTTTCTCAAGCGCTTCAATATCGAGGGCGATTCGCTGACGCGCCCACCCAGGGGCTTCGACCCGGAGCATCCGCTGATCGAAGACATCAAGCGCAAAGACTTCATCGGCGGGGCGCAGTTCACGCGCGCCGAAGTATGCTCGCCGCGCTTCCTGGAGCTGTACACCGAGCTGTGCAAGTCCGCATCGCCATACGTGAAGTTCATCACCGAGGCTGTTGGGCTGCGCTGGTAG
- a CDS encoding adenylate/guanylate cyclase domain-containing protein: protein MRCSSCDTDNPAGMKFCGNCAAPLQNRCAQCGFDNPPNFKFCGQCATPLGAAASQAPNTQSAKSGPAVRITAEASAASAPDGERKTVTALFADIKGSMDLMEELDPEEAREIVDPALNLMIDAVHRYDGYIVQSTGDGIFALFGAPVAHEDHAARALYAALRLQIEMRKYSARLREKGHPPIETRVGVNTGEVVVRTIRTGDEHVEYTPIGHSTSLASRMQTLAPTGSIVVAEQTQKLCAGYFEFRALGPARVKGVSEPVNIYEVTGLGPLRTRLQISAERGLSKFVGRDAEMKQLRRALDLSCAGHGQIVAAVAEAGVGKSRLFHEFKLTAGVDCAVLETFSVSHGRASAYLPIVEMLREYFRIANSDDERTRREKITGKVLALDRALEDTLPYLFSLLGVDAGAMLEGIDPAVQRRRTRDAVKSIILRESLNQPLILIVEDLHWIDSETQGLLDAMADSVGPTRILMMVNYRPEYRHQWGNKTCYTQLRLDPLGPEMASEMLAALLGEARELDPLKRMIISRTEGNPFFMEEMVRVLFDEGILEHGDSGGVTLRREAATIQVPATVQGILASRIDRLGAAEKDLLQTLSVIGKEFPLGLIRSVTGASDETLVPLLQNLQLGEFIYEQPSFPESEYTFKHALTQDVAYQSVLVERRRQIHERAADAIENIFSAKLEDHLGELAHHYSHSSNPIKAIQYCQSAGKQAFMLSAYDDAIRYTRDGLRLVGTLAQSHERDKRELELLVQLGPMLVSTQGFSSAELPVILRRAELICRHLGEVPEIFPVMFSLWSFYFSSGRLGEARDMGNKLLSLSEHADKKVARAGAHAALGSTLTWLGEFRAARDHLDKAIAIYDTDLAQYLPSPQTSVIPSRCNISWSLFVLGYPDQGLARMEEASKLARDFGRPFSIAFTLLYSLSLWHLRRDTNPAMAATCNALIELAREKEFPYWLATGTTIMGRIIADEGDFERALKVLEQGRKDLAASGGELVYSYSNVMLAEIYLAMKRPDEGLAVIDEAIERCEKYNHRLNEAEIFRLQGELLSLRSDSADAAAKSLRHAIEVAQRQEALSFELRAALSLARLMIASGKRVEARELVAPLYARFSEGFDTVDLVEASRMLGELR from the coding sequence ATGCGCTGCTCGAGTTGCGATACCGACAATCCTGCTGGCATGAAGTTCTGCGGCAACTGCGCCGCGCCGCTTCAGAATCGATGCGCGCAGTGCGGATTCGACAATCCTCCCAACTTCAAGTTCTGCGGCCAGTGCGCGACTCCGCTCGGCGCGGCCGCGTCGCAGGCGCCGAATACTCAGTCCGCGAAATCCGGGCCTGCCGTGAGGATCACTGCCGAAGCTTCCGCGGCGAGCGCGCCTGATGGCGAGCGCAAAACTGTTACGGCGCTGTTCGCCGATATCAAAGGTTCGATGGACCTGATGGAGGAGCTCGATCCGGAGGAAGCGCGCGAGATTGTCGATCCTGCTCTCAACCTGATGATCGATGCGGTTCATCGCTACGACGGATATATCGTGCAGTCGACGGGCGACGGGATCTTCGCGCTGTTCGGCGCACCGGTCGCGCACGAAGATCACGCCGCCCGCGCTCTCTATGCCGCCCTGCGGCTGCAAATCGAGATGCGCAAGTATTCGGCGCGTCTGCGCGAGAAGGGGCATCCGCCGATCGAGACTCGCGTGGGAGTGAATACCGGCGAGGTAGTAGTACGGACGATTCGGACCGGTGATGAGCACGTCGAGTACACCCCGATCGGGCATTCGACGAGCCTCGCCTCGCGGATGCAGACGCTGGCGCCGACTGGATCGATTGTCGTTGCCGAGCAAACGCAGAAGCTCTGCGCGGGATACTTCGAATTTCGCGCGCTCGGTCCCGCCCGCGTCAAAGGTGTCAGCGAGCCGGTCAATATCTACGAGGTGACTGGCCTCGGGCCGTTGCGGACCCGCCTTCAGATCTCGGCTGAACGCGGGCTGTCGAAGTTCGTGGGCCGCGATGCCGAGATGAAGCAGCTCAGGCGCGCGCTCGATCTATCCTGTGCCGGGCACGGCCAGATCGTTGCCGCAGTCGCAGAAGCGGGAGTCGGCAAGTCGCGGCTCTTTCATGAATTCAAGCTGACCGCGGGTGTGGACTGCGCCGTGCTCGAAACTTTTTCGGTGTCGCACGGGCGCGCTTCGGCTTACCTGCCGATCGTCGAGATGCTGCGCGAGTATTTTCGTATCGCGAACTCCGATGACGAGCGCACGCGCCGCGAGAAGATCACCGGCAAGGTGCTCGCTCTCGACCGTGCGCTTGAGGACACGCTCCCATACTTGTTTTCCCTGCTCGGAGTCGATGCGGGAGCAATGCTTGAAGGAATCGATCCCGCGGTTCAGCGCCGGCGCACGCGCGATGCGGTCAAAAGCATCATCCTGCGCGAGAGCCTCAATCAGCCGCTGATCCTGATCGTCGAGGACCTCCACTGGATTGATTCCGAAACGCAGGGATTGCTTGACGCGATGGCCGATAGTGTCGGTCCCACGCGAATCCTGATGATGGTGAATTACCGCCCGGAGTATCGCCATCAGTGGGGCAACAAGACTTGCTATACGCAGTTGCGGCTCGACCCGCTCGGGCCCGAGATGGCGAGCGAGATGCTCGCCGCGCTGCTCGGCGAAGCGCGCGAGCTCGATCCGCTAAAGCGCATGATCATCAGCCGCACCGAGGGCAATCCCTTCTTCATGGAAGAGATGGTGCGGGTGCTGTTTGACGAAGGAATACTCGAACACGGCGATAGCGGCGGCGTGACGTTGCGGCGCGAGGCGGCGACGATCCAGGTGCCGGCGACGGTGCAGGGAATCCTCGCCTCGCGCATCGATCGTCTTGGTGCGGCCGAAAAGGATTTGCTGCAAACACTTTCTGTCATCGGCAAGGAATTTCCGCTCGGCCTGATTCGCAGCGTCACCGGCGCTTCCGACGAAACGCTCGTTCCATTATTGCAGAATCTGCAACTCGGCGAGTTCATTTATGAGCAGCCGTCGTTCCCCGAGAGCGAGTACACGTTCAAGCACGCGCTGACCCAGGACGTCGCGTATCAATCGGTGCTGGTCGAGCGGCGCCGGCAAATCCATGAGCGCGCTGCCGATGCAATCGAGAACATCTTCAGCGCCAAGCTCGAGGACCATCTCGGCGAACTGGCGCATCATTACAGCCACAGCAGCAATCCGATCAAGGCGATTCAGTACTGCCAAAGCGCGGGCAAGCAGGCCTTCATGCTCTCCGCGTATGACGACGCGATCCGCTACACGCGCGACGGCTTGCGCCTGGTGGGCACGCTCGCGCAATCGCACGAGCGCGATAAGCGCGAGCTCGAGCTGCTGGTGCAGCTCGGACCGATGCTGGTGTCGACGCAGGGCTTTTCCTCGGCCGAGTTGCCGGTAATTCTCCGCCGCGCCGAACTGATCTGCCGCCACCTGGGCGAGGTGCCCGAAATCTTCCCCGTGATGTTCTCGCTATGGAGCTTCTACTTTTCCAGCGGACGTCTGGGCGAGGCGCGCGACATGGGCAACAAGCTGCTGTCGCTGTCGGAACATGCGGACAAGAAGGTGGCGCGGGCGGGCGCGCACGCCGCGCTTGGCTCGACGCTGACCTGGCTCGGCGAATTCCGCGCGGCGCGCGATCATCTCGACAAGGCGATCGCGATCTACGATACGGACCTTGCGCAATACCTGCCAAGCCCGCAAACCTCGGTCATTCCGTCGCGATGCAATATCTCGTGGAGCCTGTTCGTGCTCGGCTATCCGGATCAGGGGCTGGCGCGAATGGAAGAGGCGTCGAAGCTGGCCCGCGACTTCGGCCGTCCCTTCAGCATCGCTTTCACGCTGCTCTATTCGCTCTCGCTATGGCATCTGCGGCGCGATACGAATCCGGCGATGGCGGCAACCTGCAACGCGCTGATTGAACTTGCGCGCGAAAAGGAATTTCCCTACTGGCTCGCTACCGGAACGACGATCATGGGCCGCATTATTGCCGACGAGGGAGATTTCGAACGCGCCCTGAAGGTTCTGGAGCAGGGGCGCAAGGACCTGGCGGCGAGCGGCGGAGAATTGGTTTACTCGTACTCCAACGTGATGCTGGCGGAGATCTACCTTGCCATGAAGCGGCCGGACGAGGGCCTTGCGGTTATCGACGAGGCGATCGAGCGTTGCGAAAAGTACAATCATCGTCTCAACGAGGCCGAAATTTTTCGACTGCAAGGAGAGTTGCTGTCGCTGAGATCCGATAGCGCAGACGCGGCAGCGAAATCCCTGCGCCACGCGATCGAGGTGGCGCAGCGCCAGGAGGCGTTGTCCTTCGAGCTGCGCGCGGCGCTCAGCCTGGCGCGTTTGATGATTGCATCAGGCAAGCGCGTCGAGGCACGCGAGCTGGTCGCGCCGCTCTATGCGCGATTCAGCGAAGGCTTCGACACCGTCGATTTGGTGGAAGCATCGCGGATGCTCGGCGAGCTACGCTAG
- a CDS encoding D-alanyl-D-alanine carboxypeptidase family protein encodes MGERAGSGFLAKTTIMVAIFMAVAAGSAAAARHHTSHAENAPPSIPLTDIHVLGNRPAPFALDARAAYLIDAKTGDVLYSYNEHEKIQPASLAKIMTFYLVLDAMKNGKVSTDTKVTISEQAWRLSVDQTVSHMFLNVGQQVSVNDLLYGLMVSSGNDAAVALAEYVGGSTDAFTNMMNDKAKAIGLTDTHFANPDGLPVEGESTTAADMVKLGRSLLMNHPEATTYTSAKEYVFNNIHQNNFNALLFHDSRVNGIKTGHVAEAGYHLVASASSNGTNLISAVLGTPSEEKRRDETEKLLDWAFRTFVSYQPDLKKVPATMPVTGGVEDVVKIGPAGIPAVTLARGEDQRVSVSWAPAERYVNAPFPKGTQVGEVEVTLDGKPLAAIPIVTQAAVDRGGIFKRLKDRVERAL; translated from the coding sequence ATGGGCGAGCGGGCAGGTTCGGGTTTCCTGGCGAAAACCACAATCATGGTGGCAATCTTCATGGCCGTGGCTGCTGGCAGCGCCGCTGCCGCGCGCCATCACACCTCACATGCCGAAAACGCGCCGCCATCGATTCCGCTTACCGATATCCACGTGCTCGGAAATCGCCCCGCGCCGTTCGCGCTCGACGCTCGCGCAGCTTATCTGATCGACGCCAAGACGGGAGACGTTCTCTACTCGTACAACGAGCACGAGAAGATCCAGCCCGCCAGCCTAGCCAAGATTATGACGTTCTATCTCGTCCTCGACGCAATGAAGAACGGCAAGGTCAGTACAGACACCAAGGTAACAATCAGCGAGCAGGCCTGGCGGCTATCAGTTGATCAAACCGTCTCGCACATGTTTCTCAACGTCGGGCAGCAGGTTTCGGTGAACGACTTGCTCTACGGCCTGATGGTTTCGTCGGGTAACGATGCCGCCGTTGCGCTCGCGGAATACGTCGGTGGATCGACCGATGCGTTCACTAACATGATGAACGATAAGGCGAAGGCGATCGGCCTGACCGATACTCATTTCGCCAATCCTGACGGATTGCCGGTCGAAGGCGAATCGACCACCGCGGCCGACATGGTGAAGCTCGGACGCTCGCTGCTGATGAATCATCCCGAGGCGACTACGTACACGTCGGCCAAGGAATACGTCTTCAATAACATTCACCAGAACAATTTCAACGCGCTGCTTTTTCACGATTCGCGGGTCAACGGAATCAAGACCGGCCACGTCGCCGAAGCCGGCTATCACCTGGTCGCGTCAGCCTCGTCGAACGGCACCAACCTTATCTCTGCCGTGCTCGGCACACCGAGCGAGGAGAAGCGCCGCGACGAAACCGAGAAGCTGCTGGACTGGGCGTTTCGGACCTTCGTCAGCTATCAGCCGGATCTCAAGAAAGTCCCTGCAACGATGCCGGTGACAGGTGGCGTCGAGGATGTCGTAAAGATCGGTCCTGCCGGCATCCCGGCGGTGACGCTCGCGCGCGGCGAGGATCAGCGCGTCAGCGTGAGTTGGGCGCCGGCTGAGCGCTACGTCAACGCGCCGTTCCCGAAAGGCACGCAGGTCGGTGAGGTTGAGGTGACGCTTGATGGCAAGCCGCTCGCCGCAATTCCGATCGTCACGCAGGCGGCCGTCGATCGCGGCGGGATTTTCAAGCGCCTCAAGGATCGCGTCGAGCGCGCGCTCTGA
- a CDS encoding glycosyltransferase, which produces MDVSVVLPVKDERDNLRQLIPRLKAILERERVSYEIVVVDGGSSDGTREEAVAQGARVVMERRRGYAGAIETGFAEAAGDYVLTLDGDMSHEPDFVSKMWAARGRGDIVIASRYTRGGVAYANFIRRFTSAALNQFLHRLLSIPVRDMSSGYRLYRRAAIEGLVLKSDNFEVVEEILVKAYANGFSVVEVPFTYFPRDAGRSHARLLRFGTAIVRSAFKLWKLRNSLESADYDERGYYSVIPIQRFWHHRRHHITVSWARGAERILDAGCGSSIIVQSLNHAVGMDFNFAKLRFLRRYSIPLTRGSAFALPFKDASFDCVISSQVIEHIPFDDSLFTEMRRVLRPGGTLIIGTPDYATIGWRTIEPIYGVLMPGGYKDEHITHYTRESLTEILKRHGFEVEEAAYIARSELIMRCRRAELAEAPGVPSSASRAA; this is translated from the coding sequence ATGGATGTATCGGTAGTCCTTCCCGTAAAGGATGAGCGCGACAATCTTCGCCAGCTGATCCCGCGGCTCAAGGCGATTCTTGAGCGCGAGCGAGTCAGCTACGAGATCGTCGTCGTCGACGGCGGCTCGAGCGACGGCACGCGCGAAGAGGCTGTGGCGCAAGGCGCGCGCGTCGTGATGGAGCGGCGGCGCGGCTATGCCGGTGCGATCGAAACCGGGTTTGCCGAAGCGGCCGGAGATTACGTCCTCACCCTCGATGGCGACATGTCGCACGAGCCCGACTTCGTCTCCAAGATGTGGGCGGCGCGCGGCCGCGGCGACATCGTAATCGCCTCGCGCTACACGCGCGGCGGTGTCGCCTACGCGAACTTCATCCGCAGATTCACCAGCGCCGCGCTCAATCAATTTTTGCATCGGCTCTTGTCGATTCCAGTGCGCGATATGTCGAGTGGCTACCGGTTGTACCGCCGCGCAGCTATCGAAGGTCTGGTCCTCAAAAGCGATAATTTCGAAGTCGTTGAGGAGATCCTGGTCAAGGCGTACGCCAACGGCTTCAGCGTCGTAGAAGTACCATTCACGTATTTCCCCCGCGATGCAGGACGCTCGCACGCGCGACTCCTGCGCTTCGGCACCGCCATCGTGCGCTCCGCGTTCAAGCTGTGGAAGCTGCGCAACTCGCTCGAATCGGCCGACTACGACGAGCGCGGCTACTACAGCGTGATCCCGATTCAGCGCTTCTGGCATCATCGGCGGCATCACATCACCGTCTCGTGGGCGCGCGGCGCCGAGCGTATCCTCGACGCCGGATGCGGCTCCAGCATCATCGTGCAGAGCCTCAACCACGCTGTCGGGATGGACTTCAACTTCGCCAAGCTGCGCTTCCTGCGCCGCTACAGTATCCCGCTCACGCGCGGCTCGGCGTTCGCGCTGCCGTTCAAGGATGCCTCGTTCGATTGCGTGATCAGCTCGCAGGTGATCGAGCATATCCCGTTTGACGATTCGCTCTTCACCGAGATGCGCCGCGTGCTGAGGCCGGGCGGGACGCTGATCATCGGCACTCCCGATTACGCGACTATCGGATGGCGCACTATCGAGCCGATCTACGGCGTGTTGATGCCGGGCGGATACAAGGACGAGCACATCACGCACTACACGCGCGAAAGCCTCACCGAAATTCTGAAGCGCCACGGCTTCGAAGTTGAGGAAGCCGCCTACATCGCGCGCAGCGAACTGATCATGCGATGCCGCCGCGCCGAGCTCGCCGAAGCCCCCGGCGTACCGAGCTCGGCGTCGCGCGCTGCATAA
- a CDS encoding alpha/beta fold hydrolase: MPDARLQDIKLHYDVYGDGDPILMIMGLGASSAVWDPALVQALASSYGVITFDNRGTGQSDKPDAPYSIQMFADDAAGLLDNLNIPQAHIFGVSMGGMIAQEFALRHPQRVATLTLGCTTAGGANSVPPPPESLKVLTAPREGVPPDEVIRRAQPLSYTAGFIASHRDELEAAIARVLTHPTPPFAFQRQLEATYTLQTWDRLPQIKAPTLVVTGSDDVLIPAKNSELIASRIPGAKLHIIPGVGHGFMHEGEAAFLKAYLPFLKEHPIEE, translated from the coding sequence ATGCCCGACGCACGACTCCAGGACATCAAACTTCACTACGACGTTTATGGCGACGGCGATCCGATCCTGATGATTATGGGGCTGGGCGCGAGCTCGGCGGTGTGGGATCCCGCCCTGGTGCAGGCGCTCGCGAGCTCGTACGGAGTGATCACGTTTGACAATCGCGGGACCGGGCAGAGCGACAAGCCCGACGCTCCTTACTCGATCCAGATGTTTGCCGATGACGCGGCGGGGCTGCTCGACAATCTCAACATTCCGCAGGCCCACATCTTCGGCGTTTCAATGGGTGGCATGATCGCGCAGGAGTTCGCGCTACGTCATCCGCAGCGTGTAGCGACGCTGACTCTTGGATGCACCACGGCGGGAGGCGCCAATTCAGTTCCGCCGCCGCCCGAGTCGCTCAAGGTCCTCACCGCGCCGCGCGAAGGAGTGCCGCCCGACGAGGTGATTCGCCGCGCGCAGCCGCTTAGCTACACTGCCGGCTTCATCGCGAGTCATCGCGACGAGCTCGAAGCGGCGATCGCGCGCGTCCTCACGCATCCGACGCCGCCGTTCGCATTCCAGCGCCAGCTCGAAGCGACCTACACGCTCCAGACCTGGGATCGCTTGCCGCAAATCAAGGCGCCGACGCTCGTAGTCACGGGTTCCGACGACGTTCTGATACCGGCGAAGAACTCGGAGTTGATCGCCTCACGGATTCCGGGCGCGAAGTTGCACATCATCCCGGGCGTCGGGCACGGATTCATGCACGAAGGCGAAGCCGCGTTCCTGAAAGCATATCTGCCGTTTTTGAAAGAGCATCCGATCGAAGAGTGA
- a CDS encoding enoyl-CoA hydratase/isomerase family protein yields MKHVIHSRYESIEVLTLARPPANALDIEMTEEIADAFEGLAREGAASAAILTGEGKAFCAGLDLKAIPRYGEAELQRLLHAINRMATTAYACPIPVIGAINGHAIAGGFVLAMCCDWKIVADTPLQAGLTEVRVGVPYPAAALQVVRSELDPKVARELVLFGKNMGGAEAIAAGIFDESAPLERLLERAMQKARDAAEAPPHAFKTIKLQLRRPALEACRAAVSGEGEPLRNGWIDPAERNTSSSVLHRNRG; encoded by the coding sequence ATGAAGCACGTCATTCACAGCCGCTACGAATCGATCGAAGTGCTGACGCTGGCGCGGCCGCCGGCCAACGCCCTCGACATCGAGATGACCGAGGAAATTGCCGATGCCTTCGAAGGACTTGCGCGCGAAGGCGCGGCCAGCGCGGCGATTCTCACCGGGGAAGGCAAGGCGTTCTGCGCGGGGCTCGATTTGAAGGCGATCCCGCGCTACGGCGAGGCCGAACTGCAGCGTCTTCTGCATGCGATCAACAGGATGGCGACGACGGCTTATGCCTGTCCGATTCCGGTTATCGGCGCAATCAACGGCCATGCGATCGCCGGCGGTTTCGTGCTCGCGATGTGCTGCGATTGGAAGATAGTGGCCGATACTCCGCTGCAGGCCGGGCTGACGGAGGTTCGCGTCGGCGTGCCCTATCCTGCGGCGGCGCTCCAAGTGGTGCGTAGCGAACTAGATCCGAAAGTCGCACGCGAACTTGTACTGTTCGGCAAGAACATGGGCGGCGCCGAGGCCATCGCCGCGGGAATCTTTGACGAGTCTGCCCCGCTCGAACGGCTCCTCGAACGTGCGATGCAAAAGGCGCGCGACGCTGCCGAAGCCCCGCCGCACGCGTTCAAGACGATCAAGCTTCAGTTGCGGCGACCAGCACTCGAGGCATGTCGCGCGGCCGTTTCCGGCGAGGGCGAACCCCTTCGCAACGGCTGGATCGATCCGGCGGAGCGAAACACCTCATCCAGTGTGCTGCACCGCAACCGTGGCTAG